One Candidatus Bathyarchaeota archaeon genomic window, CCTTGTCACTGCGACCTGAACTTCCAGCAAAGCTAAAAATTCAGGCACCCCTTATTCCAAAGTTACGGGGCTAATTTGCCGAGTTCCCTCGCCTAGATTACACCTGATACGTCTTAGGCTACTCACCTAGGGCACCTGTGTCAGTTCTGGGTACGGTCAAGAAGGATCCTTCTTCCAATCCTTTTCATTGGCTCTAGGAATCGATCGAACCATCCTAAAAACGGACAGCTATTCCCATTTTCGCCCAGTTCTCACCATTACGGTACTCCTTGGGTTTCAATGGTTAAATAGAGCGACGACTCTACTCGACCTATCCCAAAGCGTCAGATTGAAAGCTTGCGTTGCCGCACGTACCTACTTGGTACCGGAATTTTAACCGGTTTCCCTTTCGGCAAAATCAGTTAAGACTTGCCTTAGGACCGACTTACCCCCGGCTGACGACGCATTGCCGGGGAACCCTTGCCCTTTCGACGGAGGAGATTCTCACTCCTCTTTGCTGTTACTACCGCCGGGATCTGCACTTGTGACCAGTCCACTGGACTTTACAGCCCAACTTCCACCCAGCCACAACGCCCACCTACCAACACAGCCAAAGCCGTGTTCCAGGGTATCGGTACCTGGCTTTAGCCCCGTAAATTTTCGGCGCCTTCAACCTCGGCTGGTCAGCTGTTACGCACTGCTTAGAGGGTGGCTGCCTCTGAGCCTACCTCCCAGCTGTCTTAGGTTGAAGACAACCTTCGATTTCTACACTTAACCAGGATTTAGGGACCTTAACCCTAGTCTGGGTTGTTCCCCTCGCGGTGCGGGATCTTACACCCCATCCCCGTCTCCAGCTTTCTACAGCGCTTACACATTCGAAGTTTGAATGGAGAGCGAGGCCTCTCGGCCTCTTACTTCCCAATCAGTACTCTACCATGTAAGCCGCCTCCAGCTAGGCTATCCTGCGAGATATTTCGGTGGGAACTAGCTATCACCGAGCTAGATTGGTCTTTTGCCCCTAGCCCCAGGTCTGAGGAGCGAATTGCACGTCAGCACCCCTTCGGGCCTCCACCCAGCTTTCGCCAGGCTTCACCCTGCCCCGGGCTAGATCGCTCGGTTTCTAGTATCGCCCCTGTGATTTCAGGCCCTTTCAGACCTCGTCTCTCATATTACACAAGGCAATATTGCAGACTGTTGGTTTCCCTTCGGCTTCGGGCTTATAGACCCTTAACCTTACCACAGAAGCGAACTCCCCGGCCCGTGATCCAAAACGGAACATACGATCTTGGTCCTCCCTCTTCGTAATCTTGTGTTGCCACAATTTCCTTCAGAGGGTATCTACCCTTTCAGACCGTACACGTCTGTAACCACCTGATTTTAGGCTCTTTTCGCCCCCCTTCCGGGGTGCTTTTCACCTTTCCCTCACGGTACTAGTGCGCTATCGGTCTTGGGACGTATTTAGTTTTGGAAGTTGTTTTCTCCCAAATTCCTATGCCAAAATCAAGGCATAGTAATCAGGGACATCGATCTAATCTCTCTTACTTACGCCTAAGGGGCTATCACCCTCTATGGCAGGCCTTTCCAGGCCAATTCGGCTTCGTAAGTTAGAGAATAACCGAGCCCTATAACACCACATTCCCATAAAGTTTCCTTTATGGGTTCAGTTTGAACTTTTCCCATTTCGCTCGCCGCTACTAAGGGAATCCTATTTAGTTTCTCTTCCTCTCCTTACTTGGATGCTTCCGTTCAGGAGGTTTCCTCTCCCAAATGGGAGTATCACAGTAAACTGTGATAGGAAGTCCTATTCGGGGATCTCTGGATCGAAGGCTGCATGCGCCTACCCAGAGCTTATCGCAGCTTGCCACGCCCTTCTTCAGCGCCCAAGCCAAGCCATCCTTCAGGTGGCGTAGTATGTCAAGCATTTTTGAGTCAATACCTAATTGACGTCAGGACCTATGCATGGTTTTCATTATGAGTTTAAGAACTCATTCAACCCTTCGCTCCTGAGGATAATTCAGGAGTTGCACATCTTGAAATCATAACGGTCTCATAGTTAAAACGTTTTGCCCCCTAATCCACTTCAAATAATTAATTTCTTAGGAGGTGATCCGGCCGCAGGTTCCCCTACGGCCACCTTGTTACGACTTCTCCCCCCTTGTCTAGCTCAGGTTCGAAATGGCCAACAAGACCATGCCTCACCCAGACCAAACTCGGGTGGAGCGACGGGCGGTGTGTGCAAGGAGCAGGGACGTATTCACCGCGCGATGATGACACGCGGTTACTAGGGATTCCATGTTCACGAGGACGAGTTACAGCCCTCGATCCCAACTGAGGCTGGGTTTGAGGATTACCTTCCCCTTTCAGGGTCGGAACCTATTGTCCCAGCCATTGCAGCTCGCGTGTGGCCCAAGAAATTAGGGGCATACGGACCTGCCGTGGCCCGCCCCTTCCTCCTCCTTAGCGGAGGCAGTCCTTCTAGTGTGCCCGGATTCCCGAGGGAAACCGCTGGCAACTAGGAGTGCGGGTCTCGCTCGTTATCTCACTTAAGAGAACACCTCACGGCACGAGCTGGCGACGGCCATGCACCACCTCTCAGCTAGTCCAGTAAGACCTTTAATCTGACCTTCATACCGCTGTCTTTCTTGGTAAGATTCCCGGTGTTGACTCCAATTAAACCGCAAGCTTCACCCCTTGTAGTGCTCCCCCGCCAATTCCTTTAAGTATGCTGCTCTAAGCACATGTCGAACATATACTCAAAGATTCAGCCTTGCGGCCGTACTTCCCAGGTGGCAGGCTTAATGACTTCTCTGCGGCACCGGACCGGTTCGTGACCGTCCCGACACCTAGCCTGCATCGTTTACAGCTGGGACTACCGGGGTATCTAATCCCGTTCGCTCCCCCAGCTTTCGTCCCTCACCGTCGGGCGCGTTTTGGTCGGCCGCCTTCGCCACTGGTGGTCCTCCCGGGATTATAGGATTTCGCCCCTACCCCGGGACTACCGCCGACCTCCCCCGCCCCCAAGCCAGAAAGTACTCTCCGCAGCCCAACGATTGAATCGTTGGATTTAACGGAGAACTTTTCCGGCCGGCTACGAACGCTTTAGACCCAATAATCATCCCAACCACTCGAGGAGCTGGTATTACCGCGGCGGCTGACACCAGACTTGCCCTCCTCTTATTCGCCTGGCACATTACACCAGGCAAAAGCCATCCTCAGCGGATGGCACTCGGGGTAGCCCCGTCACGCTTGCGCGCATTGCGGAGTTTCCGCGCCTGCTGCGCCCCGTGGGGCCTGGGTCCTTATCTCAGTACCCATCTCCGGGCTCCCGCTCTCACGGCCCGTACCGGTTACTGGCTTGGTGAGCCATTACCTCACCAACAACCTGATCGGGTGCGGCCCCATCCTTGGGCAGAATCAGAAGACATGTTTCTGAACCCCTTTAAATAGGAAACCATTCCAGGCCTCCCTATCTATTGGCAATTAGCCCCAGTTTCCCGGGGTTATTACCATCCCAAGGGCAGGTTAGCCACATGATACTGAGCCGTATGCCGCCCCTCCAACATAGTCTGGAGGTGCAAGACTTGCATGGCTTAGTCCCACCCCGATAGCAGTTGGGTCCGCCAGGATCAAGCGGAGTTGAGATGATTAAAACGTACGACCATTTGAAATGAATTAGGGATTGACAGGTTTTAACCATGAGACCAATATCAGACCTAAACGTTCCTAAGCATTATTAGCCTAGTTTGTTGGGGCCCTCATCTTTGTACCCACAATTGGAGGTCGAACCTTTCATGGAAGCGCACTAGCGCTAAATAATCTAGGCTGACGCCGCCGGGAATTGCGGGTATTAGCGTCTAAGCTATCCAATTCTGAAAATTGGATTCACTGTAATATAAGCATTACTGATTATTAAGCATTAAAATAATATCAAATGTCCGCGAGAGCAAAGATACAATCATATGTGTTTTTTTGGATTCTAATCTATCTTCAGTGAATATCCTTTGGACTTTTGCTTAAGTTTGGAGAAACTTACTTCAAGCACTCCATTTTTATAGGAACTTTTTGCACTTTCAGGATCTACTTCAGCCGGTAGTTCGAGTTCTTTGTAATATTTCCTACTCTCGGTATCAACATCTATGGTCAATGCAGTCGTTGTTAAGCCCAACTTGACATCTTTCTTTTCAACTCCAGGTAATTCGACTATTACCTTAACATTGTCTTCATCAGACATCACATCTACTAAAGGTTCTCTCTCACCCTTTACATCGATGCTCCGCCTTGGTTCAAAGCTGTATCCTGAAGGCTTTAGACCCGGTTTAATATTTCCGAACTCTCTTATCTCTGGTTTTCCATCAGGACCTATCGTCATAGAATATCCATAGACAAATGGCCCCATCTCTTTTATCTTACTTCCATCAGAACTTATTTTTTCACGTACAAGATCCTTCGGTGCTTTATCTGTAAATCTCCTAAGGCTTTCTTCCATCATCCGGTCCATATCTTTCATGACTTCATCGATATCTTCAAAGAACCAATCTTTAAAGAAATTTGAACGTCTTTTTCTAAACCATGATGGAAAATCATCCCAAGACATTTAAGAATTCACCTCTATTCGATAAAAAATATTTTTTCTCTTATTTATTTTTATGATTTTATTCATTTAGACTTGGAATTTTCCCTTTGCTTGTAAAGGTAATAAAGATACCCAGCAATAAGAGCCTCCTCACTCGCTTCTAAGATATTGGCTGAGACTCCTACAGTAGACCATCTTTCTCTTTTTGCTTTGAATTCTATAAAGACTTGAACTGCAGCTGCTGTCCCTTTTTCTACATTTATCTCTCTAACTCTATATCCGGTTAGACTGACTTCTGATAACTCTGGATAGTAGGATTCCAAAGCTTTCTTCAAAGCAATATCAAATGCATTGACAGGACCATTTCCTTCAGCTGCTGTCATTACTGTTCTGCCATCCATGGAAAGTTTTACAACACCTTCAGAAAATATATTGCCCTCGTCTCCAATTACAAAGGCCCTCCAGTTAACTAAGTTAAAGTAGTCAAGTTTCTTACCCAGTACTTTAGCATAGATGAGATTTAAACTTGCATTAGCATTTTCAAAATTATAACCTGAAGCTTCCATAGTTTTTATTTCTTTCAGAATCTCTATTGCCTTTGGGTCATTTTTTTTCAAATCAAATCCAAACTCTTTTCCTTTAGAAATGATGTTTGCAAGACCAGCTTGTGAAGAGACGACTATAGATCTTTCATTTCCTATTGTAGAAGGATCCATGCTTTCATAAGCTTCAGATATTTTTGAAACTGCATGTCCATGAATTCCGCCTTTATGTGCAAAAGCATATTTTCCAACAAATGGCAAGTAATGATTTCTATCTTGGTTTGAGATCTCGTAAACATAATCTGAAAGGCTAGTGAGCATCTCTAAATTTAAGCCAGTTCTTATTCCTAAGCTGAATTCTAGATTGCCAACAAATTCAACTAAGTTGGCATTACCACATCTTTCTCCAATACCGTTTACAGTACCTTGAAAATGAGTTGCACCTGCCATGAATGCAAAGAGGGAGTTTGCAGTGGCCAACCCTCTATCATTATGGGCATGGATTCCTATTGGTATTTGGGTAATTTTCTTAGTAGCTGATGTAATCTCATATATCTGATCAGGTAGAGAACTTCCTCTTGTATCGCATAATATTATCTCAGCAGCTCCTGCATCTTGAGCAGCTTTAACAGTCATCGAAGCATATTCTTTATCTTCTTTAAACCCATCAAAATAATGCTCCGCATCAAAGAATACTTTATAGCCATTATTTTTCAAATAACTTATCGAATCCGAGATCATCGCTATGTTCTCTTCTAGGGTGGTCTCTAGAACTCTGTTCACATGTAGTTTCCAGGATTTGCCCACTATAGTTATGCAATCTGCCTTTGTCTCAATTAAGGCCTTTAATCCCCCATCATCTTTAGCCTTGACCTTAGGTCTTCGTGTCATTCCAACCGCTGTGATTTTGGATTTGATAGCTTCAAGCTTAACTTTCTTGAAAAAATCTATTTCTGTTACATTTGTGGAGCTCGGCCAGCCCCCTTCGATATAATGAACGCCAAAATCAGATAATTTTCTAGCTATTTTCAGCTTGTCTTCAATAGAAAAATTTACTCCAAATCCTTGGTTTCCATCTCTTAAAGTAGTATCGTAGATCTTTATTTCATTCTCTTTCAGATTATTGACCTTCGTTTGCAATATTTTATTAGAAAATGCTCTAGTATCTATTATTTGCTTCGGCACTTTAAAGAATTTCACGGTCACCCAAAGTTTTTCCCTCGAAATAGAATTAGTAATTCAAGACTTATTGAATATTTAGATTTAAAAATATTTCCATCTAACATTATTAAGTTAAGCTTTTATTATTCTAGCTCATTCTAATAGTGAAATCCTATCGGATGTTTGGTAACTGGAAAATTGTTTACTGATTATTTTGAAAATTTAGCTAATGAAAATAATTTCTTTCTTTCACCTATTGGACTTTTTATTATAACATTTATTGAAGCTTCCTTTTCACCGATCCCACCTGAGGCTCTTTTAATTCCCCTATGCATTATCGATCCAGAAAACGCAATTTTTTATGGAATAATAGCGACAATAGCATCGGTTCTAGGAGCTTTACTTGGTTATTGGATAGGGCTAAAAGGCGGAAGGCCCTTGGCAAGAAGATTTGTAAAGCCTAATTTAATGAAATCAGCTGAAAATTATTTCAATAATTATGGCGCATGGGCCATAGGATTAGCAGCACTTACACCTATACCGTTTAAAGTTTTTACCATTACTGCTGGGACTCTAAGGTTTAAGAGCATCCCTAAATTCATTTTGGCATCAGCTATAGGTAGGGCTGGAAGATTTATTCCAGAATCAATTTTTCTAATGCTTTATGGAAGGACGATATTGGATTTTATGCTAAGCACCTTCCAGATAATGATTCTTGTAATAGTGGCTTTCATAGCTTTCTTAATATTATTTATCAAAAAGTTCGGTTTAAGATTGAACTTGTGAATAAGTTTGCCAAGCTGTAAACTTCGTTATCTATATAAACTGTTTAATTAGAAATAATATATCCAGTTGGTCACTATGATATCAGATAAATTGAAAGGTGTCTCACCAAGCTTAACCCTTGGGATAGCTGCAAAAGCTAAGAAGATGCGAAAAGAAGGCGCACATGTAATAAATCTTAGTGCTGGAGAGCCAGATTTCCCTACGCCTGAGAATGTGAAAAAAGCTGCTATTAAAGCTTTAGATGATAATTTCACCTACTATACGCCAACTTCTGGAATTACTGAGCTTAAGGAAGCGATTGCAGAAAAATTAGGATCATTCAATAATGTAAATTACGGGCCAGAACAGATCTCGATTGCTTGCGGAGGCAAACACAGCTTATTTAATATAATGCAGGCAATTCTAAATCCTGGTGATGAAGTTCTTCTTCCAGTACCCTATTGGGTTAGTTATCCTGAGCAGATAAAGTTAGCAGATGCTAAGCCAGTATTTGTTCCAACTGATAATCATTACAAAATTCGTGCTGAGTTTTTGGAAGAAAAAATCACAGAGCGTACGAAGCTTATCATTCTAAACTCTCCTTCTAATCCTGCTGGGACTATTTGTGATGAATCTGAATTGAATAAGATATCACAGATCGTTCTTGATAACAATCTATTCATAATTTCAGATGAAGTATACGAAGCTTTTGTCTATGATGATAATAAGCACATAAGCATAGCTTCTTTAAACCAAGAAATATACTCAAAGACAATAATCTCAAATGCCTTCTCTAAAACATATTCCATGACTGGTTGGAGAGTTGGATACACTGCAGGCCCTTCAGAACTGATCAACGCTATTAATCGTTTTCAAGGCCATGTTACAAGCAATCCAACTAGCATAGCTCAAAAAGCTGCTCTTGAGGCTTTGTTGGGCTCTCAGGACTGTGTAAAAAAGATGGTTGACGCATTCGATAAGAGAAGGAAATATATGGTTGAGAGATTGAATGAAATTGCTGGCTTAGAATCCACTCTGCCTGAAGGTGCCTTTTATGCATTCCCCAAGATCAAAAGTCTAGATATACCCTCAATAGAATTCGCAGAAAAATTACTTGATGACGCAAAAGTAGCATTAGTACCTGGAATTGCTTTCGGTCTTGATGAGAGTCTGAGATTAAGTTATGCTGTTTCCCAAAAGGATATTGAAGAAGGCCTTAATAGAATAGAGGATTTCTGTGACAAACTAGAGTAAAAATAACTAAATTGTATTAATAGTTAAGCAAGGACTTACAGTTGTCTTGTTGAATTTACTAAATCCTTAAAAATTAATAGTTCTTTACTCTCTAAACATCTCTTTTTATAAAAATATAAAAAGTAGGTAAAATTAATTGTCTGATGAACAAAAAATTTCTAGAAGGAGCTTTCTTCAGACTGCAGCAGCAGGTGTAATAGGTGTAGGTGTCGGTGCAGGCATAGGTTACGGAGTTTCAAGGATGGCAGCCCCACCTCCTGAACTAATTACCGAACCCACAAAACCTGTAAAAGACGTACCCAAAGACCCTATCAAGCTAGGGATTATTTCTTGGTTTACAGGACCTGCGGCGATGGTAGGAGAAGCTGTTCACAATGCAGCTGAAATGACAGCAGATGTGATAAACACAGGCGGAGGAATTCTTGGAAGAGAAATTGAAATTCTAAAGCGAGATGCAGGGCCAACTGATGTTACCGTTGAAGCTTATAGAAGATACGTTCTAGAAGACGAGGTTGATCTCGTAGTTGGAGATATCGGTGGTTCAAATGCAAACGCGATTACTTCCCATGTTGAGAATCTAAAAGTACCTTGGTTCCTACAATGCTCAACAACTCAAGCGATGGTCGAGGAGATAAATCCAAATCCTAGATTCCTTTTCAGATCGGGTGAGCAAAATCTAGCAGAACCGAATATAGCTGCACAAGTAATAGCTAAAGAATTCCCAGATGCAAAGAAGATTGGAGGTATCAATCCAGATTATGTTTACGGTCACGAAGCTATGGAATATACTATGGAAGCACTGAATAAATTGGCCCCTCATATGGAGAGCGTAATCGAAACTTGGCCGCAATTATATGCTACAGACTTTTCATCTCAGATTACAGCAGTGCTGGATGCGAAACCTGATGTTGTTATCACTGCGTGCTGGGGAGGAGACTTTGTTACTTTTGCAAAGCAAGCAACAGCTTATGGATTATTTGAACAGACAAAAGTTGTTTCTATCCTTGGTTCAATGGCATTGAATTCACTCACAAAAGATATAGTTCCACCTGGAGTATGGATGTTACAACGTGATTATTATTTTGAGTTACCTCCTCATAATCTATATCCGCTTAACAAATGGTTCGTTGAGGAGTACCAAAGAAGATATAACAAAATCCCAGAATTTGATGTTATGCAGGTGTTTTCTGCGGTATTTGCTTACAAGCAAGCAATAGAAAAAATCTATGATCTTGAAGAAAGCTATCCTGAGAATGAAGAAATATGTAAGATGATACAAGGCTCTCAAGTTGTAAGTCCCGCTGGGCATAGGACTATCACAAAAGATGGACAGTTCCTGAATCCTTTACCTTATGGAAGAACAATCCACGATCCAAAATATCCGATAGCTACATTGGATCCAGAGACAATTGGCGTTGTAATACCTGAGTATGTTTACAATCCAAAATCGTTACCACCTGTACTAGAGTATCCTTTAGGTACTGGAATGAATTACTCTGATTGGATAGCAACATGGTGATTCTCGCTTTACCCAATAGATGGCAGAGAGATTTCAAAAACACCTTTTTTTATTTTGTTTTAGTGATGAATTAATGGACTCTGCAACATTTGTCATAATAATTTTGAATGGATTATATTACGCATTTGCATTATTTCTCATCACTATTGGTTTGAACATTCTGTATGGAGTTTTAAGAGTACTTAATATAGCCCATGGCGGTTTCTATGCGATGGGCGCTTTCATTACTTGGTTTCTAATGAATGCGGCAGAACAAGCAGGAGCACCTATCTATTTAGTATGGTTATGCATTCCAGCAGGTGCTCTTTTAGTTGCACTTGTATCGATTCCACTAGAGCCTATATTATTCAAACGATTGTATAAATTACCTGAGGAATACTCGCTTTTAACTACTTTTGCCCTTATGTTGATGCTAGATGATGTTTTACGAATGGTTTTTGGCGGTGATCCATTATCTGCAAATCAGCTTTTCAATTACAT contains:
- a CDS encoding Hsp20/alpha crystallin family protein — its product is MSWDDFPSWFRKRRSNFFKDWFFEDIDEVMKDMDRMMEESLRRFTDKAPKDLVREKISSDGSKIKEMGPFVYGYSMTIGPDGKPEIREFGNIKPGLKPSGYSFEPRRSIDVKGEREPLVDVMSDEDNVKVIVELPGVEKKDVKLGLTTTALTIDVDTESRKYYKELELPAEVDPESAKSSYKNGVLEVSFSKLKQKSKGYSLKID
- a CDS encoding DedA family protein; the protein is MVTGKLFTDYFENLANENNFFLSPIGLFIITFIEASFSPIPPEALLIPLCIIDPENAIFYGIIATIASVLGALLGYWIGLKGGRPLARRFVKPNLMKSAENYFNNYGAWAIGLAALTPIPFKVFTITAGTLRFKSIPKFILASAIGRAGRFIPESIFLMLYGRTILDFMLSTFQIMILVIVAFIAFLILFIKKFGLRLNL
- a CDS encoding pyridoxal phosphate-dependent aminotransferase, whose product is MISDKLKGVSPSLTLGIAAKAKKMRKEGAHVINLSAGEPDFPTPENVKKAAIKALDDNFTYYTPTSGITELKEAIAEKLGSFNNVNYGPEQISIACGGKHSLFNIMQAILNPGDEVLLPVPYWVSYPEQIKLADAKPVFVPTDNHYKIRAEFLEEKITERTKLIILNSPSNPAGTICDESELNKISQIVLDNNLFIISDEVYEAFVYDDNKHISIASLNQEIYSKTIISNAFSKTYSMTGWRVGYTAGPSELINAINRFQGHVTSNPTSIAQKAALEALLGSQDCVKKMVDAFDKRRKYMVERLNEIAGLESTLPEGAFYAFPKIKSLDIPSIEFAEKLLDDAKVALVPGIAFGLDESLRLSYAVSQKDIEEGLNRIEDFCDKLE
- a CDS encoding ABC transporter substrate-binding protein, with translation MSDEQKISRRSFLQTAAAGVIGVGVGAGIGYGVSRMAAPPPELITEPTKPVKDVPKDPIKLGIISWFTGPAAMVGEAVHNAAEMTADVINTGGGILGREIEILKRDAGPTDVTVEAYRRYVLEDEVDLVVGDIGGSNANAITSHVENLKVPWFLQCSTTQAMVEEINPNPRFLFRSGEQNLAEPNIAAQVIAKEFPDAKKIGGINPDYVYGHEAMEYTMEALNKLAPHMESVIETWPQLYATDFSSQITAVLDAKPDVVITACWGGDFVTFAKQATAYGLFEQTKVVSILGSMALNSLTKDIVPPGVWMLQRDYYFELPPHNLYPLNKWFVEEYQRRYNKIPEFDVMQVFSAVFAYKQAIEKIYDLEESYPENEEICKMIQGSQVVSPAGHRTITKDGQFLNPLPYGRTIHDPKYPIATLDPETIGVVIPEYVYNPKSLPPVLEYPLGTGMNYSDWIATW
- the cimA gene encoding citramalate synthase, with amino-acid sequence MPKQIIDTRAFSNKILQTKVNNLKENEIKIYDTTLRDGNQGFGVNFSIEDKLKIARKLSDFGVHYIEGGWPSSTNVTEIDFFKKVKLEAIKSKITAVGMTRRPKVKAKDDGGLKALIETKADCITIVGKSWKLHVNRVLETTLEENIAMISDSISYLKNNGYKVFFDAEHYFDGFKEDKEYASMTVKAAQDAGAAEIILCDTRGSSLPDQIYEITSATKKITQIPIGIHAHNDRGLATANSLFAFMAGATHFQGTVNGIGERCGNANLVEFVGNLEFSLGIRTGLNLEMLTSLSDYVYEISNQDRNHYLPFVGKYAFAHKGGIHGHAVSKISEAYESMDPSTIGNERSIVVSSQAGLANIISKGKEFGFDLKKNDPKAIEILKEIKTMEASGYNFENANASLNLIYAKVLGKKLDYFNLVNWRAFVIGDEGNIFSEGVVKLSMDGRTVMTAAEGNGPVNAFDIALKKALESYYPELSEVSLTGYRVREINVEKGTAAAVQVFIEFKAKRERWSTVGVSANILEASEEALIAGYLYYLYKQRENSKSK